A genomic stretch from Frigoribacterium sp. PvP032 includes:
- a CDS encoding MSMEG_0569 family flavin-dependent oxidoreductase yields the protein MTAPRRVVDGTHVEVAVVGGGQAGLSISWHLTRQGVDHVVLERDTIAHDWIDRRWDAFTLVTPNWQCVLPGFAYDGDDPDGFMGRDEVHAWIRRYAASFDAPVVEGVLVTRLRESAAGGFEVVTDQGTIVADQVVLATGGYHRPVLPAVAAGVSDDVVQVHSADYRSPQALPEGGVLVVGSGQSGAQIAEDLHLAGRQVHLALGSAPRCARFYRGRDCIAWLSDMGVYDIPVQAQVGGLTKRESTNHYMTGRDGGRDIDLRAFALEGMRLYGRLTGAEGTALTFSPTAEASLDHADSVMESIKTDIDRFIERTGVDAPVEPRYVPVWRPEAEVTGLDLREAGITSVVWSAGFEADWSWVQVGVFDGGGTPTHQRGSTTAPGLHFLGLPWLHTWGSGRFEAIARDAAHVAESIAARAGRSGRAEPAGRSSLEGRSVLAEEAVAAG from the coding sequence GTGACCGCCCCGCGCCGCGTCGTCGACGGCACGCACGTCGAGGTCGCCGTCGTCGGCGGCGGCCAGGCGGGGCTCTCGATCAGCTGGCACCTGACGCGCCAGGGAGTCGACCACGTCGTCCTCGAGCGCGACACGATCGCCCACGACTGGATCGACCGCCGCTGGGACGCCTTCACGCTCGTGACCCCGAACTGGCAGTGCGTGCTGCCGGGCTTCGCCTACGACGGCGACGACCCCGACGGCTTCATGGGCCGCGACGAGGTGCACGCCTGGATCCGCCGGTACGCCGCCTCCTTCGACGCCCCCGTCGTCGAGGGCGTGCTCGTCACCCGGCTGCGGGAGTCGGCCGCGGGCGGGTTCGAGGTCGTCACCGACCAGGGCACGATCGTCGCCGACCAGGTCGTGCTCGCCACCGGCGGCTACCACCGGCCGGTGCTGCCGGCGGTCGCCGCGGGGGTGTCGGACGACGTCGTGCAGGTGCACTCCGCCGACTACCGCTCGCCGCAGGCGCTGCCCGAGGGCGGCGTGCTCGTCGTCGGCTCCGGCCAGTCGGGCGCCCAGATCGCCGAGGACCTGCACCTCGCCGGGCGCCAGGTGCACCTCGCGCTCGGCTCGGCTCCTCGCTGCGCCCGCTTCTACCGCGGGCGCGACTGCATCGCCTGGCTGAGCGACATGGGCGTCTACGACATCCCGGTGCAGGCCCAGGTCGGCGGCCTCACCAAGCGCGAGTCGACCAACCACTACATGACCGGTCGCGACGGCGGCCGCGACATCGACCTGCGAGCGTTCGCGCTCGAGGGCATGCGGCTCTACGGCCGGCTGACCGGCGCCGAGGGCACCGCGCTGACCTTCAGCCCGACCGCGGAGGCGTCGCTCGACCACGCGGACTCGGTGATGGAGTCGATCAAGACCGACATCGACCGGTTCATCGAGCGCACCGGCGTCGACGCGCCCGTCGAGCCGCGCTACGTGCCGGTCTGGCGACCCGAGGCCGAGGTGACGGGCCTCGACCTCCGCGAGGCGGGCATCACGAGCGTCGTGTGGTCGGCCGGGTTCGAGGCCGACTGGTCGTGGGTGCAGGTCGGGGTCTTCGACGGAGGCGGCACCCCGACCCACCAGCGCGGCAGCACCACCGCGCCGGGCCTGCACTTCCTCGGGCTGCCGTGGCTGCACACCTGGGGGTCGGGGCGCTTCGAGGCGATCGCCCGCGACGCGGCGCACGTCGCCGAGAGCATCGCGGCGCGGGCGGGGCGGTCGGGACGCGCGGAGCCGGCGGGTCGGTCGTCGCTCGAGGGCCGGTCCGTGCTCGCGGAGGAGGCCGTGGCCGCGGGCTAG
- a CDS encoding MSMEG_0570 family nitrogen starvation response protein gives MTFQVRWPDGSETSCYSPSLVMHDWLAPGAEYPLAEFVDRSTTALQIASQRVAAAYGFACTSAMQQQAEIVAIAATHAGGAVRVLEMHPPLPAPATAAAPPAGSSATIVASASGSSS, from the coding sequence ATGACCTTCCAGGTGCGCTGGCCCGACGGCTCCGAGACGTCGTGCTACTCGCCCAGCCTCGTGATGCACGACTGGCTCGCGCCCGGCGCCGAGTACCCGCTAGCCGAGTTCGTCGACCGCTCGACGACCGCGTTGCAGATCGCCAGCCAGCGCGTCGCCGCGGCCTACGGCTTCGCCTGCACCTCCGCGATGCAGCAGCAGGCCGAGATCGTCGCGATCGCGGCGACGCACGCAGGAGGCGCGGTGCGGGTGCTCGAGATGCACCCGCCGCTGCCTGCCCCGGCGACCGCAGCCGCGCCTCCTGCAGGATCGTCTGCGACGATCGTCGCGAGCGCCTCGGGATCGTCGTCGTGA
- a CDS encoding carbon-nitrogen hydrolase family protein, with product MSTTVAAVSANFTRDLDQNYELIETLVGEARAAGVQLLVFPEAAIGGYLSSLGNHGDTLKTTTRSLPPAVALDGPELRRVQQLVGDMVVCIGFCELAADGETRYNAAVCLDGSQIYGSYRKVHQPLGEAMSYSAGDVYEAFDTPVGRLGMQICYDKAFPEAARSLALDGAEIIVSMSAWPVARTATAENLQDDRWTYRFNLLDTARALDNQVFWIASNQAGTFGSLRYVGNAKVVDPGGVVLATTLLEAGLAIAEIDVEGTFRAMRGGMFHLRDRRPDAYRTGEAEAASAAGRSIAEGSLARA from the coding sequence ATGTCGACGACCGTCGCCGCCGTCTCGGCGAACTTCACCCGGGACCTCGACCAGAACTACGAGCTCATCGAGACCCTCGTCGGCGAGGCGAGGGCGGCCGGCGTGCAGCTGCTCGTCTTCCCCGAGGCCGCGATCGGCGGCTACCTGTCGTCGCTCGGCAACCACGGCGACACCCTCAAGACCACGACGCGCTCGCTGCCCCCGGCGGTCGCGCTCGACGGCCCCGAGCTGCGCCGCGTGCAGCAGCTCGTCGGCGACATGGTCGTCTGCATCGGCTTCTGCGAGCTCGCCGCCGACGGCGAGACGCGCTACAACGCCGCGGTCTGCCTCGACGGGAGCCAGATCTACGGCTCGTACCGCAAGGTGCACCAGCCCCTCGGCGAGGCGATGTCGTACTCGGCCGGCGACGTCTACGAGGCCTTCGACACCCCCGTCGGCCGCCTGGGCATGCAGATCTGCTACGACAAGGCGTTCCCGGAGGCGGCCCGGTCGCTGGCCCTGGACGGCGCGGAGATCATCGTCAGCATGTCGGCCTGGCCCGTGGCCCGCACGGCCACCGCCGAGAACCTGCAGGACGACCGCTGGACGTACCGCTTCAACCTGCTCGACACTGCCCGCGCGCTCGACAACCAGGTCTTCTGGATCGCCTCGAACCAGGCCGGCACCTTCGGCTCGCTCCGCTACGTGGGCAACGCGAAGGTGGTCGACCCCGGCGGCGTCGTGCTCGCCACGACCCTGCTCGAGGCGGGCCTCGCGATCGCCGAGATCGACGTCGAGGGCACGTTCCGGGCGATGCGCGGCGGCATGTTCCACCTGCGCGACCGGCGGCCCGACGCGTACCGCACCGGCGAGGCCGAGGCGGCGTCCGCCGCTGGCCGGAGCATCGCCGAGGGGAGCCTCGCCCGTGCCTGA
- a CDS encoding MSMEG_0572/Sll0783 family nitrogen starvation response protein, producing MSDNDIDFDQQVLDNIEISRNEIAHPSLPKGSNIYGSTKIFPDYTATKDEHYFQLVHGIAHESSVSFVAVLQATRALRKGFTSVLYFYGPGSMNCIANRGFPTTGSDGFPGENNINNALETFIAEGGTVFCCRFGLALHGNREEDLIAGVIPCHPLDVQDAVIHYARKGAIINSTYMV from the coding sequence ATGAGCGACAACGACATCGACTTCGACCAGCAGGTCCTCGACAACATCGAGATCTCCCGCAACGAGATCGCGCACCCCTCGCTGCCGAAGGGGAGCAACATCTACGGCTCGACCAAGATCTTCCCCGACTACACGGCCACGAAGGACGAGCACTACTTCCAGCTCGTGCACGGCATCGCCCACGAGTCGTCGGTGAGCTTCGTCGCCGTGCTGCAGGCGACCAGGGCCCTCCGCAAGGGCTTCACGAGCGTGCTCTACTTCTACGGCCCCGGCTCGATGAACTGCATCGCCAACCGCGGGTTCCCGACGACGGGCTCGGACGGGTTCCCCGGCGAGAACAACATCAACAACGCGCTCGAGACGTTCATCGCCGAGGGCGGGACGGTGTTCTGCTGTCGCTTCGGCCTCGCGCTGCACGGCAACCGCGAGGAGGACCTGATCGCCGGCGTGATCCCGTGCCACCCCCTCGACGTGCAGGACGCCGTCATCCACTACGCCCGCAAGGGCGCCATCATCAACAGCACCTACATGGTCTGA
- a CDS encoding MSMEG_0568 family radical SAM protein — protein MTITNEPQAPARGAVGISNGGALSTRVDVAIRGIRVAAPVHREGGAGPSDDGHVLFQGLQSAIPQSQDSPYLVDDGRLLLDGEDTGIEVTPVARPRFYDLATADGVSYEAIARLHGAKVLATTVVQTCVRYDVAERCRFCSIEESLNAGATVAVKTPSMIAEVAEAAWRLDGVEQMVMTTGTSKGRDRGATHLARCVRAIKAVVPELEIQVQCEPPGDLATITDLWEAGARSIGIHVESMDDDVRRRWMPGKSRVSMDEYRAAWREAVRVFGRNQVSTYLLVGLGEDPDEMVAGAQELIDMGVYPFIVPFRPLRGTLATDVDHVPAPHGSVLHDITFRVSEALIAAGMKGTDQKAGCAACGACSALQTAGG, from the coding sequence GTGACGATCACGAACGAGCCGCAGGCCCCCGCGCGCGGTGCCGTCGGCATCTCGAACGGCGGGGCGCTCTCCACCCGCGTCGACGTCGCCATCCGCGGCATCCGGGTCGCCGCCCCCGTGCACCGGGAAGGAGGCGCTGGTCCGAGCGACGACGGACACGTGCTGTTCCAGGGCCTGCAGTCCGCGATCCCGCAGAGCCAGGACAGCCCGTACCTCGTCGACGACGGGCGACTGCTGCTCGACGGCGAGGACACGGGCATCGAGGTCACGCCGGTGGCCCGCCCCCGGTTCTACGACCTGGCGACGGCCGACGGCGTCTCCTACGAGGCGATCGCGCGCCTCCACGGGGCCAAGGTGCTGGCGACCACCGTCGTCCAGACCTGCGTGCGCTACGACGTCGCCGAGCGCTGCCGGTTCTGCTCGATCGAGGAGTCGCTGAACGCCGGCGCGACCGTCGCCGTCAAGACGCCGTCGATGATCGCGGAGGTGGCCGAGGCCGCCTGGCGACTGGACGGCGTCGAGCAGATGGTGATGACCACCGGCACCTCGAAGGGGCGCGACCGCGGCGCGACGCACCTGGCCCGCTGCGTGCGTGCGATCAAGGCCGTGGTGCCGGAGCTCGAGATCCAGGTGCAGTGCGAGCCGCCGGGCGACCTCGCCACCATCACCGACCTGTGGGAGGCCGGCGCGCGCTCGATCGGCATCCACGTCGAGTCGATGGACGACGACGTGCGCCGCCGCTGGATGCCGGGCAAGTCGCGCGTGTCGATGGACGAGTACCGGGCCGCGTGGCGCGAGGCCGTGCGCGTCTTCGGCCGCAACCAGGTGTCGACCTACCTGCTCGTCGGCCTCGGCGAGGACCCGGACGAGATGGTCGCCGGCGCCCAGGAGCTGATCGACATGGGCGTCTACCCGTTCATCGTGCCGTTCCGTCCGCTGCGGGGGACGCTTGCGACCGACGTCGACCACGTGCCCGCGCCGCACGGCTCGGTGCTGCACGACATCACCTTCCGGGTGTCGGAGGCGCTGATCGCGGCCGGCATGAAGGGCACCGACCAGAAGGCCGGCTGCGCGGCGTGCGGCGCGTGCTCGGCGCTGCAGACGGCCGGGGGCTGA
- a CDS encoding MSMEG_0567/sll0787 family protein, with product MALLDVPALMGPRVVTPPAAQLAAQPAAPPAAEFIVGVADRAEVEAYRRLRRDAFVDEQGLFEGTDRDELDDDPRTVVLVARAGGGVVGGVRLAPVGSEDIGWWTGSRLVVAPSARSALGVGSALVRAASALAEQLGVLRFDATVQVRSSVLFRRLGWEQTGRCVIGGVDHLRMRWPIDRHQRLVDATKSVLEAVLEPHTAWAASPDGSLGGAGWVGDDGAPVPGTDVVAACDAILPSMVERDPEWAGWCGVLVNVNDLSAMGAAPVGLLDAVAGRDAAFVRRVLAGVRRGAEAWGVPLLGGHTQVGVPAALSVTALGRTTHPVPGGGGRYGDALSLTVDVSGSWREEHHGSQWNSTEGRRSHELRDLAGTVARARPAAAKDVSMAGIVGTVGMLAEASGYGAVVDVASVPRPGGASSGAAASSGSGSSHVTVGDWLSCFPGFGMVTADRPGESRMHSPHAVTAEIGELSLQRGVALRWPDGEVTRAVSGGVTGLGPA from the coding sequence GTGGCGCTGCTCGACGTGCCCGCGCTGATGGGGCCGCGGGTCGTCACGCCGCCCGCCGCCCAGCTCGCGGCTCAGCCCGCCGCTCCGCCCGCCGCGGAGTTCATCGTGGGGGTCGCGGACCGCGCCGAGGTCGAGGCGTACCGGCGGCTGCGGCGCGACGCGTTCGTCGACGAGCAGGGGCTGTTCGAGGGCACCGACCGCGACGAGCTCGACGACGACCCGCGCACCGTCGTGCTCGTCGCCCGGGCCGGCGGAGGCGTCGTCGGCGGGGTGCGCCTCGCGCCCGTCGGCTCGGAGGACATCGGCTGGTGGACGGGCTCGCGGCTCGTCGTCGCGCCGTCGGCCCGGAGCGCCCTCGGCGTCGGGTCGGCACTCGTCCGGGCCGCGTCGGCGCTCGCCGAGCAGCTCGGGGTGCTCCGCTTCGACGCGACCGTGCAGGTGCGCTCGTCGGTGCTGTTCCGGCGTCTCGGCTGGGAGCAGACCGGCCGCTGCGTGATCGGCGGCGTCGACCACCTCCGGATGCGCTGGCCGATCGACCGGCACCAGCGGCTCGTCGACGCGACGAAGTCGGTGCTCGAGGCCGTGCTCGAGCCGCACACCGCGTGGGCGGCGTCGCCCGACGGCTCCCTGGGAGGCGCGGGCTGGGTCGGCGACGACGGGGCGCCCGTGCCGGGCACCGACGTCGTCGCGGCCTGCGACGCGATCCTGCCCTCGATGGTCGAGCGCGACCCCGAGTGGGCCGGCTGGTGCGGCGTGCTCGTCAACGTGAACGACCTCAGCGCGATGGGCGCCGCGCCCGTCGGGCTGCTCGACGCGGTCGCGGGCCGCGACGCGGCGTTCGTCCGACGGGTGCTCGCCGGGGTGCGCCGCGGCGCCGAGGCCTGGGGCGTGCCGCTGCTCGGCGGGCACACGCAGGTCGGGGTGCCCGCCGCGCTCAGCGTCACGGCCCTCGGCCGGACCACGCACCCCGTGCCCGGCGGAGGCGGCCGGTACGGCGACGCCCTCAGCCTCACGGTCGACGTGAGCGGCTCGTGGCGGGAGGAGCACCACGGCAGCCAGTGGAACTCGACCGAGGGGCGCCGCTCGCACGAGCTGCGCGACCTCGCGGGCACCGTCGCACGGGCACGTCCCGCCGCGGCGAAGGACGTCAGCATGGCCGGCATCGTCGGCACCGTCGGGATGCTCGCGGAGGCGAGCGGGTACGGCGCCGTCGTCGACGTGGCGTCCGTGCCCAGGCCGGGAGGCGCCTCCTCGGGGGCAGCTGCCTCGTCTGGCTCGGGCTCCTCGCACGTGACCGTGGGGGACTGGCTGAGCTGCTTCCCCGGCTTCGGCATGGTGACCGCCGACCGGCCAGGGGAGTCGCGGATGCACTCGCCCCACGCGGTCACGGCCGAGATCGGCGAGCTGTCGCTGCAGCGCGGAGTCGCCCTGCGGTGGCCCGACGGCGAGGTCACGCGTGCGGTCAGCGGCGGCGTGACGGGCCTCGGCCCCGCCTGA
- a CDS encoding cohesin domain-containing protein gives MQHTTRRPARPRQSAAARGVIARSLCARTLAAGALAVGSVALAATPALAAPAPIAPGITSGSITAPATATVGDVVDASIALTGTSAVYAYELVVDYDPAVLDYVDGSATAPDGGFDAVDEQDGTLTVTHTRLGTSPELAGDLAVDLQFAAIGAGDGTLGFSSVTLVSSEGLTTTLAAPSAAPLAVTAAAVPPVDPAPVPVPDPSTPAGGGTAPVPSPTSSAASASSASGPLAFTGAEVLPGILAGAAVLLAGVAAVVVAQVRRRRSAGTR, from the coding sequence ATGCAGCACACCACCCGGCGTCCAGCACGCCCCCGACAGTCCGCGGCTGCTCGCGGCGTCATCGCCCGATCCCTCTGTGCCCGGACCCTCGCCGCCGGAGCGCTGGCCGTCGGCTCGGTCGCCCTCGCCGCGACCCCGGCCCTCGCCGCGCCCGCCCCGATCGCGCCCGGGATCACGTCCGGGTCGATCACGGCCCCGGCCACCGCCACGGTCGGCGACGTCGTCGACGCGTCGATCGCGCTGACCGGCACCAGCGCCGTCTACGCCTACGAGCTCGTGGTCGACTACGACCCCGCCGTGCTCGACTACGTCGACGGCAGCGCGACCGCTCCCGACGGCGGCTTCGACGCGGTCGACGAGCAGGACGGCACCCTCACCGTCACGCACACCCGGCTCGGCACCTCGCCCGAGCTCGCGGGCGACCTCGCCGTCGACCTGCAGTTCGCCGCGATCGGCGCCGGCGACGGCACGCTCGGGTTCTCCTCGGTCACCCTCGTCTCGTCCGAGGGACTGACGACGACGCTCGCGGCGCCGTCCGCGGCGCCCCTCGCGGTGACCGCCGCGGCCGTGCCCCCGGTCGACCCGGCACCCGTGCCGGTGCCCGACCCGAGCACGCCTGCAGGAGGCGGCACCGCGCCGGTGCCCTCGCCCACGTCGAGCGCGGCCAGCGCCTCCTCGGCCTCGGGGCCCCTCGCCTTCACCGGAGCAGAGGTGCTGCCCGGCATCCTCGCGGGCGCCGCCGTGCTGCTCGCGGGCGTCGCCGCCGTGGTCGTCGCCCAGGTGCGTCGTCGCCGCTCGGCGGGCACCCGATGA
- a CDS encoding amidase family protein, with the protein MTAPRRRALAATTVTCALALGGLVAVPAANAADAAAAAAAAAAAVAPAPAAGTFLAPYWVELDLTDDRQVTADDLEVLSSALGATSASSAWGQVSVADTDADGVITVSDVAALSQRIVYDDGPFEIVEASVVEMQAAMNAGVTTSVELTQDYLDRIAAYDTAKVDPASTGRPLRSIITTSGVALAAAAEADATRASDGMTDMLLGVPIAVKDNYDTVDMPTTGGCGCWDGNQTSTDAAMVAGLRASGAVILAKASLDEFAFGFASEFSSYQPAGTSTLVASPYVTSQTAGGSSGGTGAAIAANLAGIGFGTDTGGSIRIPSSYNQLVGVRPTVGLASRDGIIPLALSQDTGGPIARSVTDAAVALDSVTGVDAADPVTAEQQGLVPESYTSFLDADALAGTRIGYVTSMVSTNPTTSRLFAEALVTLQAQGATIVPIATPPAGFAAVLAESSGSTNEFKHDLDAYVAKHLAPNVEARSLQGVLASGKFVPSRAGTYRSRDAVTEATYQGWAGPSGTHTTAIANGHTLVTAMLDAQDLDTLIYPSGNPYSSFSTNMRLSPNTGMPAVTVPMGQATAADGTITGAGVNLEFLGRDYAEGDLLGLAYAFEQATAGTPQGRTSPSLYGPLPAG; encoded by the coding sequence GTGACAGCCCCCCGACGCCGCGCCCTCGCCGCGACCACCGTCACCTGCGCCCTGGCGCTCGGCGGCCTCGTGGCCGTGCCGGCCGCGAACGCCGCCGACGCTGCTGCTGCTGCTGCTGCTGCTGCTGCGGCCGTCGCGCCCGCGCCCGCCGCCGGCACGTTCCTCGCCCCGTACTGGGTCGAGCTCGACCTGACCGACGACCGCCAGGTCACGGCCGACGACCTCGAGGTGCTGAGCTCCGCGCTCGGGGCGACCAGCGCCTCCTCGGCGTGGGGTCAGGTGTCGGTCGCCGACACGGACGCCGACGGGGTCATCACCGTCTCCGACGTCGCCGCCCTGTCGCAGCGCATCGTCTACGACGACGGCCCCTTCGAGATCGTCGAGGCGTCGGTCGTCGAGATGCAGGCCGCGATGAACGCCGGGGTCACGACCTCGGTCGAGCTGACGCAGGACTACCTCGACCGCATCGCCGCCTACGACACGGCCAAGGTCGACCCGGCGTCCACCGGTCGTCCGCTGCGCTCGATCATCACGACCAGCGGGGTCGCGCTCGCCGCGGCCGCCGAGGCCGACGCGACCCGCGCCTCCGACGGGATGACCGACATGCTGCTCGGCGTGCCGATCGCGGTGAAGGACAACTACGACACCGTCGACATGCCGACCACCGGCGGCTGCGGCTGCTGGGACGGCAACCAGACCTCGACCGACGCGGCGATGGTCGCGGGGCTCCGCGCGTCGGGCGCCGTCATCCTGGCCAAGGCGAGCCTCGACGAGTTCGCGTTCGGCTTCGCGTCGGAGTTCTCGTCGTACCAGCCCGCCGGCACGAGCACCCTCGTCGCCAGCCCCTACGTCACCAGCCAGACGGCCGGCGGCTCGAGCGGCGGCACCGGCGCGGCGATCGCGGCGAACCTCGCCGGCATCGGGTTCGGCACCGACACGGGCGGCTCGATCCGCATCCCGTCGTCGTACAACCAGCTCGTCGGCGTCCGTCCGACGGTGGGCCTCGCCAGCCGCGACGGCATCATCCCGCTGGCGCTCTCGCAGGACACCGGCGGACCGATCGCCCGCAGCGTCACCGACGCCGCCGTGGCCCTCGACTCGGTGACCGGCGTCGACGCCGCCGACCCGGTCACCGCCGAGCAGCAGGGCCTCGTGCCGGAGTCGTACACGAGCTTCCTCGACGCGGACGCCCTCGCCGGCACCCGCATCGGCTACGTGACGTCGATGGTCAGCACGAACCCGACCACGTCGCGGCTCTTCGCGGAGGCTCTCGTCACCCTGCAGGCGCAGGGCGCGACCATCGTCCCGATCGCGACGCCGCCGGCCGGGTTCGCGGCCGTGCTCGCCGAGAGCAGCGGCAGCACGAACGAGTTCAAGCACGACCTGGACGCCTACGTCGCGAAGCACCTGGCGCCGAACGTCGAGGCGCGCTCGTTGCAGGGCGTGCTGGCCTCGGGCAAGTTCGTCCCGTCGCGGGCGGGCACCTACCGCTCGCGCGACGCCGTCACCGAGGCGACCTACCAGGGCTGGGCGGGCCCGAGCGGCACGCACACCACGGCCATCGCGAACGGGCACACCCTGGTCACGGCGATGCTCGACGCCCAGGACCTCGACACGCTGATCTACCCGTCGGGCAACCCGTACTCGTCGTTCAGCACGAACATGCGCCTCAGCCCGAACACGGGCATGCCGGCCGTGACGGTGCCGATGGGGCAGGCGACCGCGGCCGACGGCACCATCACCGGCGCCGGCGTGAACCTCGAGTTCCTCGGGCGGGACTACGCCGAGGGCGACCTGCTCGGCCTCGCCTACGCGTTCGAGCAGGCCACGGCGGGGACGCCGCAGGGGCGCACGTCGCCGAGCCTGTACGGGCCGCTGCCGGCGGGCTGA
- a CDS encoding response regulator transcription factor: MTDIRILLVDDQELVRRGMAMIVDSTDDLVVVGEAATGEEAVVQAADLSPDVVVMDVRMPGIGGIEATRRIVRETPASRVLILTTFDLDEYAFAGLRAGASGFLVKSAPRAELLAGIRSIAVGDAVVSPRVTRAVLDVALPRLPRGAGGAGGSAGGGAGAGGGAGGGAVGSAGGHAGVGAGAGAGAGGGAGAGAGADLSGGAAASSSPFAALTEREHDVFLAVAQGLNNAEIAARLVVSESTVKTHVGRVLAKLDLRDRVQVVILAYEHGLV, translated from the coding sequence GTGACCGACATCAGGATCCTGCTCGTCGACGACCAGGAGCTGGTCCGGCGCGGCATGGCGATGATCGTCGACTCGACCGACGACCTCGTCGTCGTCGGCGAGGCGGCGACCGGCGAGGAGGCGGTGGTCCAGGCCGCGGACCTGTCGCCCGACGTGGTCGTCATGGACGTCCGCATGCCCGGCATCGGCGGCATCGAGGCGACCCGGCGGATCGTCCGCGAGACGCCCGCGAGCCGTGTGCTCATCCTCACGACGTTCGACCTCGACGAGTACGCCTTCGCGGGGCTGCGGGCAGGGGCGAGCGGGTTCCTCGTGAAGAGCGCGCCGCGGGCCGAGCTACTCGCGGGCATCCGGTCGATCGCCGTGGGCGACGCCGTCGTCTCGCCGCGGGTCACGCGGGCGGTGCTCGACGTGGCGCTGCCGCGCCTCCCCCGCGGCGCCGGCGGTGCTGGCGGCAGTGCCGGCGGCGGAGCCGGTGCCGGTGGCGGTGCTGGTGGCGGTGCTGTCGGCAGTGCAGGCGGCCATGCCGGCGTCGGCGCGGGCGCAGGCGCAGGTGCCGGTGGCGGTGCCGGGGCCGGGGCCGGGGCCGACCTCAGCGGCGGGGCCGCCGCCTCCTCGAGCCCGTTCGCGGCGCTCACCGAGCGCGAGCACGACGTGTTCCTCGCGGTCGCGCAGGGCCTCAACAACGCCGAGATCGCCGCGCGGCTCGTCGTCAGCGAGTCCACGGTCAAGACGCACGTGGGCCGGGTGCTCGCCAAGCTCGACCTGCGCGACCGTGTTCAGGTCGTGATCCTCGCGTACGAGCACGGCCTCGTCTGA
- a CDS encoding sensor histidine kinase, which produces MPDSPRPPGAVRRWAVSRPTVVDALVALGYLLVSGTSLALVWLATGTGRPLGVDVVLGAGVVVSAAALLVRRRRPWLTFAVVTVATAVAALVDGGLDPLAVCLALYALAVHRSVRAAWIGLGVSAAVVVLVAVLSRVVLGEATGASFVTVLLLLVAVLIGSDVGSRRRRLEALVERAERLERERDQQARLATAAERARITREVHDIVSHGISVMVTLAEGADALARKDSARSQEAVAEIVQVGRRSLGDMRRLLGALGDDDDLSAAGVADGSAAAANGAAAGAGAGAELPAQPLPGIDQLPELVASFRAAGLPVVVESRGVPAASEALQTAVHRIVQESLTNALRHAGSPSRVLVELDWGEEVSVTVTDDGTGRREGAADGDDGADAAPPLAGAGRGLVGMRERARMYGGTVAAGPLPGDGDGSGGGWRVAVVLTDTEEAR; this is translated from the coding sequence ATGCCCGACAGCCCCCGCCCGCCGGGCGCCGTGCGCCGCTGGGCCGTGTCGCGTCCGACCGTCGTGGACGCCCTCGTCGCCCTCGGCTACCTGCTCGTCAGCGGCACGAGCCTCGCGCTCGTCTGGCTCGCCACCGGCACCGGCCGGCCGCTCGGCGTCGACGTCGTCCTCGGCGCAGGGGTCGTCGTCTCGGCAGCCGCGCTGCTCGTGCGGCGCCGGCGCCCCTGGCTGACCTTCGCGGTCGTGACCGTCGCCACGGCCGTCGCCGCGCTCGTCGACGGCGGGCTCGACCCGCTCGCCGTCTGCCTCGCCCTCTACGCCCTCGCCGTGCACCGCTCGGTCCGGGCTGCCTGGATCGGTCTCGGCGTCTCGGCCGCCGTCGTCGTGCTGGTCGCGGTGCTGTCGAGGGTCGTCCTCGGGGAGGCGACGGGCGCCTCCTTCGTCACGGTGCTGCTCCTGCTCGTCGCCGTGCTGATCGGCTCCGACGTCGGCTCCCGTCGACGACGGCTGGAGGCGCTGGTCGAGCGCGCAGAGCGCCTCGAGCGCGAGCGCGACCAGCAGGCGCGGCTCGCCACCGCGGCCGAGCGTGCGCGCATCACCCGCGAGGTGCACGACATCGTCTCGCACGGCATCTCCGTGATGGTCACGCTCGCCGAGGGCGCCGACGCCCTCGCCCGAAAGGACTCGGCCAGGTCGCAGGAGGCGGTGGCCGAGATCGTGCAGGTCGGCCGGCGGTCGCTCGGCGACATGCGTCGGCTGCTCGGGGCGCTGGGCGACGACGACGACCTGTCGGCGGCAGGCGTCGCCGACGGGTCGGCGGCGGCAGCGAACGGAGCAGCAGCCGGAGCCGGAGCTGGAGCCGAGCTCCCGGCGCAGCCCCTGCCGGGGATCGACCAGCTGCCCGAGCTGGTGGCCTCGTTCCGGGCCGCGGGGCTGCCGGTGGTGGTCGAGTCGCGGGGCGTGCCTGCCGCCTCCGAGGCCCTGCAGACGGCCGTGCACCGGATCGTGCAGGAGTCGCTGACGAACGCCCTCCGGCACGCCGGCTCGCCGAGCCGGGTGCTCGTCGAGCTCGACTGGGGCGAGGAGGTGTCCGTGACGGTGACCGACGACGGGACCGGCCGTCGGGAGGGCGCAGCCGACGGAGACGATGGGGCGGACGCCGCTCCGCCGCTGGCGGGCGCGGGCCGCGGCCTCGTCGGCATGCGCGAGCGCGCGAGGATGTACGGCGGCACCGTCGCGGCGGGGCCGCTTCCGGGCGACGGTGACGGCAGCGGCGGCGGCTGGCGCGTCGCCGTCGTGCTGACCGACACGGAGGAGGCGCGGTGA